In Apilactobacillus bombintestini, one genomic interval encodes:
- a CDS encoding PolC-type DNA polymerase III, with protein MLLNQEELFKKLLNQLQLSDQVDSDNFKNGQIEKIDIHRKSNMWQFYLKLPKIMDYKSFVDFYSRMQATFDEIATTRIKINADNNEFDNKILGDYWEWVVKHADVSDSIRNELLQHEAPKLNDKRVQLLAENEIVKNFLVEKAVSPIEDLYQNMGFPKFHINVLVDETASQEKIKDFKAEKEKRDAELAKKAMKAIKESANKREKKGAESVPKGKVQIGRKIKDDIEITKMADIVQEERLVVVNGHIFSKEIRSLRSGRQLMILKITDYSSSIEVKKFSNNETDEANFAALQEGDWIKVRGGVQEDNYSHELTLNAYDINPLHHEGRQDTADDKRVELHLHTTMSQMDATNGIEEYVQRAKDWNHPAIAITDHAAVQGFPFAYSAAQKAGIKMLYGVEANVVDDGVPITFNADDRKLYDATYVVFDIETTGLSAIYDKVIEVSAVKMQHNNVIDQFEEFIDPGFHLSEFTTKLTSITDDMVKGSKSEEEVFKLFRKFCGDNVVVGHNVTFDVGFMNVGYKRYGMDEIQNPIIDTLPLARFLYPHYKSYRLNTLAKKFDVSLEHHHRAVYDAESTGHLNYIFLKDAEERYGITKVSELNDHMTENDAYKHARPFHAILMAKTQAGLKNMFKLVSLSNVKYFYRVPRIPRSVLEKYREGLLIGSACSSGEVFMSMLQKGKEEAKKKAEFYDYLEVQPSAAYQPMIDSELIHGESHLHELIQNMVDMGKEMDKPVVATGDVHYLDPQDYIYRKILIHSQGGANPLNRERLPKVPFLTTNEMLEDFNYLGEDVSHEIVVTNTQKIANMIDDDIHPVLDRLYTPHMKGAEDEIRNSTMDKAHELYGDPLPELIQKRLDRELKSIIGNGFSVIYLIAKRLVAKSNKDGYLVGSRGSVGSSLVATMAGITEVNPLPPHYRCPNCKYSKFFTKGEYGSGFDLPHKKCPKCGTLMIGDGHNIPFETFLGFSGNKVPDIDLNFSGDYQPIAHNYLKVLFGENNVYRAGTIGTVADKTAYGYVKAYERDTEQTIRTAEIDRLAKGDTGVKRTTGQHPAGIIIVPDDMDIYDFTPIQYPADDQNAAWETTHFDFHSIHDNILKMDVLGHDDPTMIRMLQDLSGVDPQTIPMDDPGVMGLFSGTDTIGVTEDQIQSKTGTLGVPEFGTKFVRGMLEQTKPENFSQLLQISGLSHGTDVWLGNADELIKEGKATIANVIGCRDNIMTDLINWGLDSETSFQIMEYVRKGRGIKDEWMKKMHEANIPQWYIDSCLKIKYMFPRAHAAAYVLMALRVAYFKVYFPLVYYCAYFSVRADDFDLVSMCKGKEAVKKRMKEINDMGNDASAKDKNLLTVLELANEMMERGFGFEMVDLNRSDAEEWLIDGNKLIAPFRSIPGLGLNVAKQIVAAREDKKFISKEDISKRGKVSKKLIEFMTENHIIDDLPDENQLSLFDMM; from the coding sequence ATATTGTTAAACCAGGAAGAGTTGTTTAAAAAATTATTAAATCAACTACAATTATCGGATCAAGTTGATAGTGATAATTTTAAGAACGGTCAAATCGAAAAGATAGATATTCATAGAAAATCTAATATGTGGCAATTTTATTTAAAATTACCTAAGATAATGGACTATAAATCTTTTGTTGATTTTTATAGTCGTATGCAAGCTACTTTTGATGAAATTGCAACAACTAGAATAAAAATTAATGCTGATAATAATGAATTTGATAATAAAATTTTAGGAGATTATTGGGAATGGGTTGTAAAGCATGCTGATGTTTCTGATTCCATAAGAAATGAACTATTACAACATGAAGCTCCAAAATTAAATGATAAACGTGTGCAATTATTAGCTGAAAATGAGATCGTAAAAAACTTTTTGGTAGAAAAAGCCGTTAGTCCAATTGAGGATTTGTATCAAAATATGGGATTCCCTAAATTTCACATTAATGTTCTAGTGGATGAAACAGCTTCACAAGAAAAAATTAAAGATTTTAAAGCTGAAAAAGAAAAACGTGATGCTGAATTAGCTAAAAAAGCTATGAAGGCAATCAAAGAATCTGCTAATAAACGTGAGAAAAAGGGTGCTGAATCAGTACCAAAAGGTAAAGTTCAAATTGGAAGAAAAATCAAAGATGATATTGAAATAACTAAGATGGCTGATATCGTTCAAGAAGAACGTTTAGTAGTAGTTAATGGACACATCTTTAGCAAAGAAATTCGTTCACTTCGTTCAGGAAGACAATTAATGATTTTGAAGATTACTGATTATTCATCATCAATTGAAGTAAAGAAGTTTTCTAATAACGAAACTGATGAAGCTAACTTTGCAGCTCTTCAAGAAGGAGACTGGATTAAAGTTCGTGGTGGAGTTCAAGAAGATAATTACAGTCATGAATTAACTTTGAATGCTTACGATATTAATCCACTTCATCATGAAGGAAGACAAGATACCGCTGATGATAAACGTGTGGAATTGCATTTACACACTACTATGAGTCAAATGGATGCTACTAATGGAATTGAGGAATATGTACAAAGAGCAAAAGATTGGAATCATCCAGCTATCGCTATTACTGATCATGCTGCTGTACAAGGATTCCCATTTGCATACAGTGCTGCACAAAAAGCAGGAATTAAAATGCTTTATGGTGTTGAAGCTAATGTAGTGGATGACGGGGTTCCTATTACATTTAATGCTGATGATCGTAAGTTATATGATGCTACTTATGTAGTATTTGATATTGAAACTACGGGATTATCTGCAATTTATGACAAGGTTATCGAAGTTTCTGCCGTAAAAATGCAACATAACAATGTTATCGATCAGTTTGAAGAATTTATTGATCCAGGATTTCATTTATCTGAATTCACAACTAAATTAACTTCTATCACTGATGATATGGTTAAAGGCTCCAAGTCAGAAGAAGAAGTGTTTAAACTATTTAGAAAATTCTGTGGTGATAACGTAGTAGTTGGTCATAACGTTACATTTGATGTGGGATTCATGAATGTTGGTTATAAGAGATATGGGATGGATGAAATTCAAAATCCTATTATCGATACATTACCATTAGCAAGATTCTTATACCCACACTATAAGAGTTATCGTTTAAATACTTTAGCTAAAAAGTTTGATGTTTCATTGGAACACCATCACCGTGCTGTTTATGATGCGGAAAGTACTGGTCATTTGAATTATATCTTCTTAAAAGATGCCGAAGAACGATATGGCATTACTAAGGTTAGCGAATTAAATGATCATATGACTGAAAATGATGCATACAAACATGCTAGACCATTCCATGCGATATTAATGGCTAAGACACAAGCTGGATTAAAGAACATGTTTAAGCTAGTTTCACTTTCTAACGTTAAATACTTCTATCGTGTTCCTAGAATTCCTCGTAGTGTGCTAGAAAAGTATAGAGAAGGACTATTAATTGGTTCAGCTTGTTCTAGTGGTGAAGTCTTCATGTCTATGTTGCAAAAAGGAAAAGAAGAAGCTAAAAAGAAAGCTGAATTTTATGATTACTTGGAAGTTCAACCAAGTGCGGCATATCAACCAATGATTGATTCAGAGTTAATTCATGGAGAAAGTCATTTACATGAATTAATTCAAAATATGGTGGATATGGGTAAAGAAATGGATAAACCGGTGGTTGCAACTGGGGATGTTCATTATCTAGACCCTCAAGATTACATTTATCGTAAAATCTTAATTCATTCACAGGGTGGAGCTAACCCATTGAATCGTGAAAGATTGCCTAAGGTACCATTCCTAACTACTAATGAAATGTTAGAAGATTTCAATTACTTAGGCGAAGATGTTAGTCATGAGATTGTAGTAACTAATACGCAAAAGATAGCTAATATGATTGATGACGATATCCATCCTGTGTTGGATAGATTGTACACACCTCATATGAAAGGTGCGGAAGATGAAATCAGAAACAGTACAATGGATAAAGCCCATGAATTGTATGGTGATCCATTGCCTGAATTGATTCAAAAACGATTAGATAGAGAATTAAAGAGTATTATCGGAAATGGTTTCTCCGTTATTTATTTAATCGCCAAGCGTCTGGTAGCTAAGAGTAATAAAGATGGATATTTGGTAGGGTCTCGTGGTTCTGTTGGATCCAGTTTAGTTGCTACTATGGCTGGAATTACTGAAGTTAATCCATTGCCACCACATTATCGTTGTCCAAATTGTAAATACTCTAAATTCTTTACTAAAGGAGAATATGGTTCAGGATTTGACCTACCTCATAAGAAATGTCCTAAATGTGGAACTTTAATGATTGGTGACGGTCATAATATTCCTTTCGAAACATTCTTAGGATTTAGTGGTAACAAGGTTCCTGATATTGATTTGAACTTCTCTGGTGACTATCAACCAATTGCACATAACTATCTAAAAGTTTTGTTCGGTGAAAATAACGTATATCGTGCCGGTACTATTGGTACAGTTGCAGATAAAACTGCTTATGGATATGTTAAGGCATATGAACGTGATACTGAACAAACCATAAGAACAGCTGAAATTGATAGGTTAGCTAAAGGTGATACTGGGGTTAAAAGAACTACTGGACAACATCCAGCCGGTATCATCATTGTGCCTGACGATATGGATATTTATGACTTTACACCTATACAATATCCAGCCGATGATCAAAATGCTGCATGGGAAACTACTCATTTTGATTTCCATTCTATTCACGATAATATTTTGAAGATGGATGTTTTGGGACATGATGATCCTACTATGATCAGAATGCTTCAAGATTTATCAGGTGTTGATCCACAAACTATTCCAATGGATGATCCTGGTGTTATGGGATTATTCTCTGGAACAGATACTATTGGAGTTACCGAGGATCAAATACAATCTAAGACAGGTACATTAGGTGTTCCAGAATTTGGAACTAAATTTGTTAGAGGGATGTTAGAACAAACTAAGCCTGAAAACTTCTCTCAACTATTACAAATTTCTGGTTTATCACATGGTACTGACGTATGGTTAGGAAATGCTGATGAGTTAATTAAGGAAGGAAAAGCTACTATCGCCAACGTTATTGGTTGTCGTGATAACATTATGACCGACTTAATTAACTGGGGATTAGATTCTGAAACCTCATTTCAAATAATGGAATATGTACGTAAAGGTAGAGGTATTAAGGACGAATGGATGAAGAAAATGCATGAAGCAAATATTCCTCAATGGTATATTGATTCATGTTTGAAGATTAAATACATGTTCCCTAGAGCCCATGCTGCTGCATATGTTTTAATGGCTTTGCGTGTGGCATACTTTAAGGTATACTTCCCATTGGTTTACTACTGTGCATATTTCTCAGTTCGTGCCGATGATTTTGATTTAGTTTCTATGTGTAAAGGAAAAGAAGCAGTTAAAAAGCGCATGAAAGAAATTAACGATATGGGAAATGATGCTTCTGCTAAAGATAAGAACTTATTAACAGTACTTGAATTAGCTAATGAAATGATGGAACGTGGATTCGGCTTTGAAATGGTTGATTTAAATCGTTCTGATGCCGAAGAATGGTTAATTGATGGTAATAAATTGATTGCTCCATTTAGATCCATTCCTGGTTTAGGATTAAACGTTGCAAAGCAAATTGTTGCTGCACGTGAAGATAAGAAATTCATTTCAAAAGAAGACATTTCCAAACGTGGTAAAGTATCTAAGAAATTGATTGAATTTATGACTGAAAATCATATAATTGATGACTTACCTGATGAAAATCAATTGAGTCTATTTGATATGATGTAG
- the truB gene encoding tRNA pseudouridine(55) synthase TruB: MDGIIPLYKEKGMTSFACVSKLRGILKMKRIGHSGTLDPNVEGVLPICLGKATKLVQYLMASGKVYRGSITIGFSTTTEDLDGEVVDTKPLNEKLSDDRINELLASFVSDDLIQIPPMFSAVKVNGKRLYEYARNHEEVKRPERHVQIKYFKQTKPSEYDAEKHEQKIYFEVGCGKGTYVRTLAVDFGRKIGMPAVMSSLTRIKSGGFDISETVKLADIQKAADEGKLDGIVRSLDSALQQFEHIELDDNQWKMVKNGGFLYSNELDAHNNKCVLTYEGGVKALYYWDENKEVYKPEKMFSNK, translated from the coding sequence ATGGACGGAATAATTCCTTTATACAAAGAAAAAGGCATGACTAGTTTCGCTTGTGTTAGTAAACTACGCGGAATTTTAAAAATGAAAAGAATAGGTCATAGTGGAACTCTTGATCCTAATGTAGAAGGAGTATTACCTATTTGCTTAGGAAAAGCTACTAAATTAGTACAATATTTAATGGCATCAGGTAAAGTTTATCGTGGAAGTATTACGATAGGATTTTCTACAACTACAGAAGATTTAGATGGGGAAGTAGTGGATACGAAACCATTGAATGAAAAGCTAAGTGATGATAGGATTAATGAACTATTAGCATCTTTTGTTTCAGATGATTTAATTCAAATTCCACCTATGTTCTCAGCTGTAAAGGTTAATGGTAAGCGTTTATATGAATATGCACGTAATCATGAGGAAGTAAAAAGACCTGAAAGACATGTTCAAATTAAATATTTTAAGCAAACTAAACCTAGTGAATATGATGCTGAAAAACATGAACAAAAGATTTATTTTGAAGTAGGTTGCGGTAAAGGAACTTACGTAAGAACTTTAGCAGTGGATTTTGGTAGAAAAATAGGGATGCCTGCTGTTATGTCTAGCTTAACTAGAATTAAGAGTGGGGGATTTGATATATCTGAAACTGTAAAGTTAGCTGATATTCAAAAGGCAGCTGATGAAGGTAAGCTAGATGGTATTGTTCGTTCACTAGATTCTGCATTACAACAGTTTGAACATATTGAACTAGATGATAATCAGTGGAAAATGGTAAAAAATGGTGGCTTTTTATACAGTAATGAATTAGATGCCCACAATAATAAGTGTGTTCTTACCTACGAAGGTGGAGTTAAGGCGTTATATTACTGGGATGAAAATAAAGAAGTATATAAACCAGAGAAAATGTTTAGTAATAAATAG
- the rimP gene encoding ribosome maturation factor RimP: MSEVTETVKKLVTPILDNHGFYLYDIEFVNENKNWYLRVYVDKDNGITIEDCALVSDELSEKLDSMDPDPIPQAYFLEVSSPGAERPLNKPEHFKEAVGKYIHVSLYAPIEKQKVYEGTLKELNDDDIVLTINLKGRIKDIKIPKKSIAKARLAIKF; this comes from the coding sequence TTGAGCGAAGTTACAGAAACGGTTAAAAAATTAGTAACCCCAATTCTTGATAATCACGGATTCTATTTATATGATATTGAATTCGTTAATGAAAATAAGAATTGGTATTTGAGAGTTTATGTGGATAAAGACAATGGAATTACTATTGAAGATTGTGCATTAGTATCTGATGAATTAAGCGAAAAGCTAGATTCAATGGATCCTGATCCAATTCCTCAAGCTTACTTTCTAGAAGTCTCTTCTCCAGGAGCAGAAAGACCTCTCAACAAACCTGAACATTTTAAAGAGGCCGTGGGTAAGTATATTCATGTTTCTTTATATGCTCCTATAGAAAAACAAAAAGTTTATGAAGGTACATTAAAAGAACTTAATGACGATGATATCGTATTAACAATTAACTTAAAGGGTCGCATTAAAGATATAAAAATACCAAAGAAATCAATTGCAAAAGCAAGATTAGCAATTAAATTTTAA
- the rnpM gene encoding RNase P modulator RnpM: MRTRKVPMRKDVVTGEMAPKKELVRIVRDKEGNVSIDETGKKSGRGAYVSIDVEVAKKAKEEKKLDEVFSVDLSEDFYNDLIAYVDHKQARKELFNNDK; the protein is encoded by the coding sequence ATGAGAACAAGAAAAGTTCCAATGAGAAAAGATGTTGTTACAGGTGAAATGGCTCCAAAAAAGGAATTAGTTAGAATCGTTAGAGATAAAGAAGGAAATGTCTCCATTGATGAAACGGGTAAAAAGTCTGGTAGAGGCGCTTATGTTTCTATAGATGTAGAAGTTGCAAAAAAAGCTAAAGAAGAAAAGAAACTTGATGAAGTCTTTTCAGTTGACTTAAGCGAAGATTTCTATAATGATTTAATTGCTTATGTAGATCATAAGCAAGCTAGAAAAGAACTATTCAACAATGACAAATAA
- the nusA gene encoding transcription termination factor NusA, translated as MSKELLGALDALENDKGISKETVIDALEAALTSAYKRNYNQAQNVEVSFDEKKGNIHVYAVKEVVNEVVDARLECSLADALQLNRGYEIGDEIRFEVTPKNFGRIAAQTAKQVIMQRVREAERTIVYNKYSKYQDELITGEVERQDNRFVYVNLGKVEAVMPKGDQMPNEEYRPQDHIKVYVNRVEDATKGPQIFVSRTAPGLLKRLFEEEVPEIYDGTVEIVSIAREAGDRAKVAVRSNNEDIDPVGTTVGPRGQRVQTIVNELGGENMDIVQWTEDPAEFIANSLNPSEVVDVIFDDENEHACTVVVPDYQLSLAIGKRGQNARLAAKLTGYKIDIKSESEADDLDNESEVDEDVDNEE; from the coding sequence ATGAGTAAAGAACTTTTAGGCGCATTAGATGCCTTAGAAAATGATAAAGGTATTTCTAAGGAAACAGTTATTGATGCTTTGGAAGCAGCATTAACTTCTGCCTACAAGCGTAATTATAATCAAGCACAAAACGTGGAAGTTTCTTTTGATGAAAAGAAGGGAAACATTCATGTTTATGCTGTAAAAGAAGTAGTTAACGAAGTAGTAGATGCAAGATTAGAATGCAGCTTAGCTGACGCACTACAATTAAACCGTGGTTATGAAATCGGTGACGAAATTCGTTTTGAAGTTACTCCAAAGAACTTTGGACGTATTGCTGCACAAACTGCAAAACAAGTTATTATGCAACGTGTTCGTGAAGCTGAAAGAACTATCGTTTACAACAAGTACAGTAAATACCAAGATGAATTAATCACTGGTGAAGTTGAAAGACAAGACAATCGTTTTGTATACGTTAACCTAGGTAAGGTAGAAGCTGTTATGCCTAAAGGTGACCAAATGCCTAACGAAGAATACCGTCCACAAGACCACATCAAGGTATATGTTAACCGTGTTGAAGATGCTACTAAGGGACCTCAAATTTTCGTAAGTCGTACTGCACCTGGTCTATTGAAACGATTATTTGAAGAAGAAGTTCCTGAAATTTATGACGGAACTGTTGAAATTGTTTCAATTGCTAGAGAAGCTGGTGATCGCGCTAAGGTTGCTGTTAGATCCAATAATGAAGATATAGATCCAGTTGGTACAACAGTTGGTCCAAGAGGACAACGTGTTCAAACCATCGTTAATGAATTAGGTGGAGAAAACATGGATATTGTTCAATGGACAGAAGATCCTGCTGAATTTATTGCTAATTCATTAAATCCATCTGAAGTAGTAGATGTTATTTTTGATGATGAAAATGAACATGCATGTACTGTAGTTGTTCCTGATTACCAATTATCATTAGCAATTGGTAAGCGTGGTCAAAATGCTAGATTAGCTGCTAAATTAACAGGTTACAAGATTGATATTAAATCTGAATCAGAAGCTGATGATTTAGACAATGAATCAGAAGTCGATGAAGATGTCGATAACGAAGAATAA
- a CDS encoding L7Ae/L30e/S12e/Gadd45 family ribosomal protein produces the protein MTNKDKLLNFIGIAKRAGKITTGEDILLGAIRKRKIKFLIIAADSGKASFKKFTDKANYYAIDTNTVLTKEDISKAIGVPRTIIGITDNGFAKRLKEMTNNCKGT, from the coding sequence ATGACAAATAAAGATAAGTTATTAAATTTTATTGGAATTGCAAAGCGTGCTGGTAAGATTACTACCGGCGAAGATATATTACTCGGAGCAATCCGTAAGAGAAAAATTAAATTTCTTATAATTGCTGCTGATTCTGGAAAAGCTAGTTTCAAGAAATTTACAGATAAAGCAAACTATTATGCAATTGATACTAATACTGTCCTTACAAAAGAAGATATTAGCAAAGCAATTGGAGTTCCAAGAACAATCATTGGAATAACTGATAATGGATTTGCTAAACGGTTGAAAGAAATGACAAATAACTGCAAAGGAACGTGA
- the rbfA gene encoding 30S ribosome-binding factor RbfA gives MAQYRVGRLEQEIQKEVNDILLKRVRDPRVQGVTITGVDVTGDLQQATIYYSILSDKERDEDKTQKGLDKATPLIRGELGARLSIYRTPELTFKLDESIQYGSKIDRLINKLKQEDR, from the coding sequence ATGGCTCAATACAGAGTTGGAAGACTAGAACAAGAAATCCAAAAAGAAGTAAATGATATTTTATTGAAACGTGTGAGAGATCCTCGTGTTCAAGGAGTTACTATTACTGGTGTAGATGTTACTGGAGACTTACAACAAGCTACTATTTATTACAGTATTTTATCTGATAAAGAAAGAGACGAGGATAAAACACAAAAGGGCTTGGATAAAGCTACTCCTTTAATTAGAGGAGAACTAGGTGCAAGATTAAGCATTTACAGAACTCCTGAACTTACTTTTAAATTAGATGAATCTATTCAATATGGAAGTAAAATTGATAGATTAATCAATAAATTAAAACAAGAAGATCGTTAA
- the infB gene encoding translation initiation factor IF-2, translated as MGKKRIYELSKEIKVESKKIIDEANKKGFNVKNHMSTLDPHEEKAIRDAFSSKKKNNSQASNNKQNKNKKPNNNSNHNVKNNHSDNNNHSNNHGNNNNHGGNNNHRNNDSSNNFKKGKKNKKKFNKRNNRHNRFAGMYTKNQRIRQNHKQKKAPERKERPLPETLVYTVGMNAQEIGKIIHREPAEIVKKLFMLGIMVNQNISLDKDTIELLAEDYGIKAEEKQEVNVSDIDKFFEEEEENTDYQESRAPVVTIMGHVDHGKTTLLDYLRNSHITAGEAGGITQAIGAYQLKRNGKTITFLDTPGHAAFTAMRARGADITDITVLVVAADDGVMPQTVEAIDHAKAAKTPIIVAINKIDKPGANPNHVIEQLANYELIPEDWGGDTIFVEISAKMGTNVDELLDMILLQSDVMELQANPKQHAAGSVIEARLDRGRGPVATLLVQQGTMHVGDPIVVGDTFGRVRTMNNEKGIELDAAKPSTPIEITGLNDVPEAGDRFVVFDDEKTARAAGEERAKEAQMEERKKNNSVTLDNLFESLKEGEMKEVAVIIKADVQGSVEALSGSLKKIDVEGVKVNIVHSSVGAINESDVALAEASNAIILGFNVRATSQAKDQADADNVDIRLHQVIYDAIDEVESAMKGLLAPKYKEVVTGEVEVRQLYKASKVGTIAGGMVTNGVVKKDSKVRLIRDNVVIYTGELNSLKRFKDDAKEVKQGFECGLTIENYNDIKEGDVIEAYEMKEVPAE; from the coding sequence ATGGGAAAAAAGAGAATTTATGAATTATCAAAAGAAATAAAAGTAGAAAGCAAAAAGATTATTGATGAAGCTAACAAGAAAGGCTTTAACGTAAAAAATCATATGTCTACTTTAGATCCTCATGAAGAAAAAGCAATTCGTGATGCTTTTTCATCAAAGAAGAAGAACAATTCTCAAGCTTCTAACAATAAGCAAAATAAAAACAAGAAGCCAAATAATAATTCAAACCACAATGTGAAAAATAATCACAGTGATAACAACAATCATAGTAATAATCATGGTAATAACAATAACCATGGCGGTAATAATAATCACCGCAATAATGATTCTTCTAACAACTTTAAGAAGGGTAAGAAGAACAAGAAGAAATTTAATAAGAGAAACAATCGCCATAATCGCTTTGCTGGTATGTACACTAAGAACCAACGTATTAGACAAAACCATAAGCAAAAGAAAGCACCAGAAAGAAAAGAACGTCCATTACCAGAAACTCTTGTTTACACTGTAGGTATGAACGCACAAGAAATTGGTAAGATTATCCATAGAGAACCAGCAGAAATTGTTAAGAAATTATTTATGCTAGGTATTATGGTTAACCAAAATATTTCTCTAGATAAGGATACTATTGAACTTCTTGCTGAAGACTACGGTATTAAAGCTGAAGAAAAACAAGAAGTAAATGTTTCTGATATTGATAAGTTCTTCGAAGAAGAAGAAGAAAATACTGATTATCAAGAATCACGTGCACCAGTTGTTACAATCATGGGACACGTTGACCATGGTAAGACTACTTTACTTGATTACTTGAGAAATTCACATATTACAGCTGGTGAAGCTGGAGGAATTACTCAAGCTATCGGTGCTTACCAATTAAAGAGAAATGGTAAGACAATTACATTCTTAGATACACCGGGACATGCTGCCTTCACTGCTATGCGTGCTCGTGGTGCTGATATTACTGATATCACTGTATTGGTAGTTGCTGCTGATGATGGTGTTATGCCACAAACTGTAGAAGCTATTGATCACGCTAAAGCAGCTAAGACTCCAATTATTGTTGCAATTAACAAGATTGATAAGCCAGGTGCTAACCCTAACCATGTAATTGAACAATTAGCAAACTATGAATTAATCCCAGAAGACTGGGGTGGAGATACTATCTTTGTTGAAATTTCAGCTAAGATGGGTACCAATGTTGATGAATTGCTAGATATGATTCTATTACAATCCGATGTTATGGAATTACAAGCTAACCCTAAACAACATGCCGCTGGTTCAGTTATTGAAGCTCGTCTAGATCGTGGTCGTGGTCCTGTTGCTACTCTATTAGTACAACAAGGTACTATGCACGTTGGTGATCCAATCGTTGTTGGTGATACTTTCGGACGTGTAAGAACTATGAATAATGAAAAGGGTATTGAATTGGATGCTGCTAAACCATCAACTCCAATTGAAATTACTGGTTTAAATGACGTGCCTGAAGCAGGTGATCGTTTCGTCGTATTTGATGATGAAAAGACTGCTCGTGCTGCCGGTGAAGAACGTGCTAAAGAAGCACAAATGGAAGAACGTAAGAAGAACAATAGTGTTACTCTAGACAACTTATTCGAATCTCTAAAAGAAGGAGAAATGAAAGAAGTTGCTGTAATTATTAAAGCTGATGTTCAAGGTTCCGTTGAAGCACTAAGTGGAAGCTTAAAGAAGATTGATGTTGAAGGTGTTAAGGTTAACATCGTGCACAGTTCTGTTGGTGCTATTAACGAAAGTGATGTTGCTTTAGCTGAAGCAAGTAACGCTATTATCCTAGGATTTAACGTTCGTGCTACATCTCAAGCAAAAGACCAAGCAGATGCTGATAATGTTGATATTCGTCTACATCAAGTTATCTACGATGCTATTGATGAAGTTGAATCAGCAATGAAGGGTCTACTTGCTCCTAAGTACAAGGAAGTAGTTACTGGTGAAGTTGAAGTAAGACAATTATACAAGGCTTCAAAAGTTGGTACCATTGCTGGTGGAATGGTTACAAATGGTGTAGTTAAGAAAGATAGTAAAGTTCGTTTGATTCGTGATAATGTGGTTATTTACACAGGTGAATTAAACAGTTTGAAGCGTTTCAAAGACGATGCTAAAGAAGTTAAGCAAGGATTTGAATGTGGTCTTACTATCGAAAACTACAACGATATTAAGGAAGGCGACGTTATCGAAGCCTACGAAATGAAAGAAGTTCCTGCTGAATAA